In Rhodamnia argentea isolate NSW1041297 chromosome 11, ASM2092103v1, whole genome shotgun sequence, one genomic interval encodes:
- the LOC115747265 gene encoding dynamin-related protein 3A isoform X2, with protein MAEEPASPSPSPSLSPAPPLGHSVIPIVNKLQDIFAQLGSQSTIELPQVAVVGSQSSGKSSVLESLVGRDFLPRGNEICTRRPLVLQLLQTKPKPDGAEEEYGEFLHLPGKRFYDFSEIRREIQAETEREAGGNKGVSDKQIRLKIFSPNVLDITLVDLPGLTKVPVGDQPSDIEARIRTMIMSYIKVQSCLILAVTPANSDLANSDALQMAGMADPDGHRTIGVITKLDIMDRGTDARNLLLGKVIPLRLGYVGVVNRSQEDIMLNRSIKDALAAEEKFFRSRPVYNGLADRCGVPQLAKKLNQILVQHIKAVLPGLKSRISTALVSVAKEHASYGEITESKAGQGALLLNILSKYSDAFSSMVEGKNEEMSTSELSGGARIHYIFQSIFVKSLEEVDPCEDLTDDDIRTAIQNATGPKSALFVPEVPFEVLIRRQIARLLDPSIQCARFIYDELMKISHRCLVNELQRFPVLRKRMDEVIGNFLREGLEPSETMIGHIIEMEMDYINTSHPNFVGGSKAVELAMQQIKSSRGSLPLSRQKDGTETDKAPTSERNVKSRAILARQVNGIVPDQGSRPVADAEKVAPSGNTGGSSWGISSIFGGSDSRTSAKESSTSKAYNEPAHNMDLAMSMIHLRESHSMPACLIQPPTVLRPSESHSEQEAIEITVTKLLLRSYYDIVRKNIEDSVPKAIMHFLVNHTKRELHNVFIKKLYRENLFEEMLQEPDEIALKRKRTRETLRVLQQAFRTLDELPLEAETVEKGYSLGADRTGLPRIHGLPNSSMYTTSGSSGDSFGASPNNPKSRKSSHSGELQTPFYANADSNGSGRPHMPSLYPSLDQ; from the exons ATGGCGGAAGAACCGgcatcgccgtcgccgtcgccctCTCTGTCGCCGGCGCCGCCGCTCGGCCACTCCGTGATCCCCATAGTCAACAAGCTCCAGGACATCTTCGCCCAGCTGGGGAGCCAGTCCACCATCGAGCTCCCCCAGGTCGCCGTCGTCGGCAGCCAGAGCAGCGGCAAATCCAGCGTCCTTGAGTCCCTCGTCGGCCGCGACTTCCTGCCCCGCGGCAACGAAATCTGCACCCGCCGCCCCCTCGTGCTCCAGCTCCTCCAGACCAAGCCCAAGCCCGACGGGGCCGAGGAGGAGTACGGCGAGTTCCTGCACTTGCCCGGGAAGCGGTTCTACGATTTCTCCGAGATTCGGAGAGAGATTCAG GCCGAGACAGAGAGGGAAGCGGGTGGGAATAAGGGAGTCTCGGACAAGCAGATTCGCCTTAAGATTTTTTCTCCAAACGTTCTAGATATTACGCTGGTCGATTTGCCGGGGTTGACCAAAGTTCCAGTGGGTGATCAGCCCTCTGACATAGAAGCACGCATTAGAACAATGATAATGTCTTACATCAAAGTTCAGAGCTGTTTGATACTGGCAGTCACACCGGCAAACTCGGATTTAGCAAATTCTGATGCTCTGCAGATGGCTGGCATGGCTGATCCTGATG GGCATCGGACGATTGGTGTCATCACTAAG TTGGACATTATGGACAGAGGTACAGACGCACGAAATCTGTTGCTCGGAAAAGTGATCCCCCTGCGGCTAGGTTATGTGGGTGTTGTGAATCGCAGCCAAGAG GACATCATGCTTAATCGGAGTATCAAGGATGCACTAGCAGCAGAAGAAAAATTCTTCCGAAGTCGTCCT GTATACAACGGCCTTGCCGATCGCTGTGGTGTTCCTCAGCTGGCAAAGAAGTTGAATCAG ATACTAGTACAACATATCAAGGCAGTGCTTCCAGGGCTAAAGTCTCGCATCAGCACTGCGTTGGTTTCTGTTGCAAAGGAGCATGCTAGCTATGGAGAAATAACTGAATCAAAG GCTGGTCAGGGAGCCTTGCTACTGAACATCCTGTCAAAATACTCTGATG CATTTTCTTCAATGGTCGAGGGAAAGAATGAAGAAATGTCTACATCTGAGCTGTCTGGTGGAGCACGCATACAttatatttttcaatcaatttttgtcAAAAGTTTAGAG GAAGTGGATCCATGTGAGGACTTAACTGATGACGATATTCGGACTGCAATTCAGAATGCAACGGGTCCTAAATCTGCATTATTTGTGCCAGAA GTTCCTTTTGAAGTTCTCATTCGAAGGCAAATAGCTCGATTGTTAGATCCAAGTATTCAATGTGCCAGGTTCATATATGATGAATTAATGAAG ATTAGCCATCGTTGTCTTGTGAATGAATTGCAACGCTTTCCGGTTTTGCGAAAGCGTATGGATGAAGTAATAGGGAACTTTTTGCGGGAAGGTCTTGAGCCATCCGAGACCATGATAGGTCACATTATTGAGATGGAG ATGGACTACATAAATACTTCACACCCAAATTTTGTTGGTGGGAGCAAAGCTGTCGAGTTAGCAATGCAGCAGATCAAGTCCTCCAGGGGTTCTTTACCTCTTTCCCGGCAGAAG GATGGTACAGAAACTGATAAGGCACCGACATCTGAGAGGAATGTGAAATCTAGAGCTATTCTTGCCAGACAAGTCAATGGAATTGTACCTGATCAG GGTAGCCGGCCTGTTGCGGATGCTGAGAAAGTGGCTCCTTCTG GAAACACAGGTGGTTCAAGTTGGGGTATCTCGTCAATATTTGGTGGCAGCGATAGCCGTACATCTGCTAAAGAGAGTTCGACAAGCAAGGCATATAATGAACCTGCACACAACATGGATCTGGCCATGTCTATGATTCATTTGAGAGAG AGTCATTCAATGCCTGCTTGTTTGATTCAGCCCCCAACTGTTTTGAGGCCATCGGAAAGCCATTCGGAGCAGGAGGCTATTGAAATTACAGTAACGAAACTGCTGCTTAGATCGTACTATGACATTGTAAGAAAGAATATTGAGGACTCTGTTCCGAAAGCAATCATGCATTTCCTG GTGAATCATACAAAACGAGAGCTGCAcaatgttttcatcaaaaagctTTATAG AGAGAACCTGTTTGAAGAGATGTTACAAGAACCTGACGAAATAGCATTGAAGAGAAAGCGCACTCGAGAAACCCTTAGAGTGCTTCAACAAGCTTTCCGG ACGCTGGATGAATTGCCATTGGAAGCTGAAACGGTCGAGAAAGGTTACAGTTTGGGTGCTGATCGAACTGGGTTACCAAGGATTCATGGGTTACCAAATTCATCGATGTACACAACAAGCGGCAGTTCTGGTGATTCTTTTGGGGCTTCCCCGAACAATCCAAAAAGTCGAAAGTCATCCCACTCTGGAGAGCTGCAGACACCCTTTTATGCTAATGCAGATTCTAATGGGAGCGGACGCCCTCACATGCCCAGTCTTTATCCTTCGCTTGATCAGTGA
- the LOC115747265 gene encoding dynamin-related protein 3A isoform X3 — protein sequence MAEEPASPSPSPSLSPAPPLGHSVIPIVNKLQDIFAQLGSQSTIELPQVAVVGSQSSGKSSVLESLVGRDFLPRGNEICTRRPLVLQLLQTKPKPDGAEEEYGEFLHLPGKRFYDFSEIRREIQAETEREAGGNKGVSDKQIRLKIFSPNVLDITLVDLPGLTKVPVGDQPSDIEARIRTMIMSYIKVQSCLILAVTPANSDLANSDALQMAGMADPDGHRTIGVITKLDIMDRGTDARNLLLGKVIPLRLGYVGVVNRSQEDIMLNRSIKDALAAEEKFFRSRPVYNGLADRCGVPQLAKKLNQILVQHIKAVLPGLKSRISTALVSVAKEHASYGEITESKAGQGALLLNILSKYSDAFSSMVEGKNEEMSTSELSGGARIHYIFQSIFVKSLEEVDPCEDLTDDDIRTAIQNATGPKSALFVPEVGVPFEVLIRRQIARLLDPSIQCARFIYDELMKISHRCLVNELQRFPVLRKRMDEVIGNFLREGLEPSETMIGHIIEMEMDYINTSHPNFVGGSKAVELAMQQIKSSRGSLPLSRQKDGTETDKAPTSERNVKSRAILARQVNGIVPDQGSRPVADAEKVAPSGGSSWGISSIFGGSDSRTSAKESSTSKAYNEPAHNMDLAMSMIHLRESHSMPACLIQPPTVLRPSESHSEQEAIEITVTKLLLRSYYDIVRKNIEDSVPKAIMHFLVNHTKRELHNVFIKKLYRENLFEEMLQEPDEIALKRKRTRETLRVLQQAFRTLDELPLEAETVEKGYSLGADRTGLPRIHGLPNSSMYTTSGSSGDSFGASPNNPKSRKSSHSGELQTPFYANADSNGSGRPHMPSLYPSLDQ from the exons ATGGCGGAAGAACCGgcatcgccgtcgccgtcgccctCTCTGTCGCCGGCGCCGCCGCTCGGCCACTCCGTGATCCCCATAGTCAACAAGCTCCAGGACATCTTCGCCCAGCTGGGGAGCCAGTCCACCATCGAGCTCCCCCAGGTCGCCGTCGTCGGCAGCCAGAGCAGCGGCAAATCCAGCGTCCTTGAGTCCCTCGTCGGCCGCGACTTCCTGCCCCGCGGCAACGAAATCTGCACCCGCCGCCCCCTCGTGCTCCAGCTCCTCCAGACCAAGCCCAAGCCCGACGGGGCCGAGGAGGAGTACGGCGAGTTCCTGCACTTGCCCGGGAAGCGGTTCTACGATTTCTCCGAGATTCGGAGAGAGATTCAG GCCGAGACAGAGAGGGAAGCGGGTGGGAATAAGGGAGTCTCGGACAAGCAGATTCGCCTTAAGATTTTTTCTCCAAACGTTCTAGATATTACGCTGGTCGATTTGCCGGGGTTGACCAAAGTTCCAGTGGGTGATCAGCCCTCTGACATAGAAGCACGCATTAGAACAATGATAATGTCTTACATCAAAGTTCAGAGCTGTTTGATACTGGCAGTCACACCGGCAAACTCGGATTTAGCAAATTCTGATGCTCTGCAGATGGCTGGCATGGCTGATCCTGATG GGCATCGGACGATTGGTGTCATCACTAAG TTGGACATTATGGACAGAGGTACAGACGCACGAAATCTGTTGCTCGGAAAAGTGATCCCCCTGCGGCTAGGTTATGTGGGTGTTGTGAATCGCAGCCAAGAG GACATCATGCTTAATCGGAGTATCAAGGATGCACTAGCAGCAGAAGAAAAATTCTTCCGAAGTCGTCCT GTATACAACGGCCTTGCCGATCGCTGTGGTGTTCCTCAGCTGGCAAAGAAGTTGAATCAG ATACTAGTACAACATATCAAGGCAGTGCTTCCAGGGCTAAAGTCTCGCATCAGCACTGCGTTGGTTTCTGTTGCAAAGGAGCATGCTAGCTATGGAGAAATAACTGAATCAAAG GCTGGTCAGGGAGCCTTGCTACTGAACATCCTGTCAAAATACTCTGATG CATTTTCTTCAATGGTCGAGGGAAAGAATGAAGAAATGTCTACATCTGAGCTGTCTGGTGGAGCACGCATACAttatatttttcaatcaatttttgtcAAAAGTTTAGAG GAAGTGGATCCATGTGAGGACTTAACTGATGACGATATTCGGACTGCAATTCAGAATGCAACGGGTCCTAAATCTGCATTATTTGTGCCAGAAGTAGGT GTTCCTTTTGAAGTTCTCATTCGAAGGCAAATAGCTCGATTGTTAGATCCAAGTATTCAATGTGCCAGGTTCATATATGATGAATTAATGAAG ATTAGCCATCGTTGTCTTGTGAATGAATTGCAACGCTTTCCGGTTTTGCGAAAGCGTATGGATGAAGTAATAGGGAACTTTTTGCGGGAAGGTCTTGAGCCATCCGAGACCATGATAGGTCACATTATTGAGATGGAG ATGGACTACATAAATACTTCACACCCAAATTTTGTTGGTGGGAGCAAAGCTGTCGAGTTAGCAATGCAGCAGATCAAGTCCTCCAGGGGTTCTTTACCTCTTTCCCGGCAGAAG GATGGTACAGAAACTGATAAGGCACCGACATCTGAGAGGAATGTGAAATCTAGAGCTATTCTTGCCAGACAAGTCAATGGAATTGTACCTGATCAG GGTAGCCGGCCTGTTGCGGATGCTGAGAAAGTGGCTCCTTCTG GTGGTTCAAGTTGGGGTATCTCGTCAATATTTGGTGGCAGCGATAGCCGTACATCTGCTAAAGAGAGTTCGACAAGCAAGGCATATAATGAACCTGCACACAACATGGATCTGGCCATGTCTATGATTCATTTGAGAGAG AGTCATTCAATGCCTGCTTGTTTGATTCAGCCCCCAACTGTTTTGAGGCCATCGGAAAGCCATTCGGAGCAGGAGGCTATTGAAATTACAGTAACGAAACTGCTGCTTAGATCGTACTATGACATTGTAAGAAAGAATATTGAGGACTCTGTTCCGAAAGCAATCATGCATTTCCTG GTGAATCATACAAAACGAGAGCTGCAcaatgttttcatcaaaaagctTTATAG AGAGAACCTGTTTGAAGAGATGTTACAAGAACCTGACGAAATAGCATTGAAGAGAAAGCGCACTCGAGAAACCCTTAGAGTGCTTCAACAAGCTTTCCGG ACGCTGGATGAATTGCCATTGGAAGCTGAAACGGTCGAGAAAGGTTACAGTTTGGGTGCTGATCGAACTGGGTTACCAAGGATTCATGGGTTACCAAATTCATCGATGTACACAACAAGCGGCAGTTCTGGTGATTCTTTTGGGGCTTCCCCGAACAATCCAAAAAGTCGAAAGTCATCCCACTCTGGAGAGCTGCAGACACCCTTTTATGCTAATGCAGATTCTAATGGGAGCGGACGCCCTCACATGCCCAGTCTTTATCCTTCGCTTGATCAGTGA
- the LOC115747265 gene encoding dynamin-related protein 3A isoform X1: protein MAEEPASPSPSPSLSPAPPLGHSVIPIVNKLQDIFAQLGSQSTIELPQVAVVGSQSSGKSSVLESLVGRDFLPRGNEICTRRPLVLQLLQTKPKPDGAEEEYGEFLHLPGKRFYDFSEIRREIQAETEREAGGNKGVSDKQIRLKIFSPNVLDITLVDLPGLTKVPVGDQPSDIEARIRTMIMSYIKVQSCLILAVTPANSDLANSDALQMAGMADPDGHRTIGVITKLDIMDRGTDARNLLLGKVIPLRLGYVGVVNRSQEDIMLNRSIKDALAAEEKFFRSRPVYNGLADRCGVPQLAKKLNQILVQHIKAVLPGLKSRISTALVSVAKEHASYGEITESKAGQGALLLNILSKYSDAFSSMVEGKNEEMSTSELSGGARIHYIFQSIFVKSLEEVDPCEDLTDDDIRTAIQNATGPKSALFVPEVGVPFEVLIRRQIARLLDPSIQCARFIYDELMKISHRCLVNELQRFPVLRKRMDEVIGNFLREGLEPSETMIGHIIEMEMDYINTSHPNFVGGSKAVELAMQQIKSSRGSLPLSRQKDGTETDKAPTSERNVKSRAILARQVNGIVPDQGSRPVADAEKVAPSGNTGGSSWGISSIFGGSDSRTSAKESSTSKAYNEPAHNMDLAMSMIHLRESHSMPACLIQPPTVLRPSESHSEQEAIEITVTKLLLRSYYDIVRKNIEDSVPKAIMHFLVNHTKRELHNVFIKKLYRENLFEEMLQEPDEIALKRKRTRETLRVLQQAFRTLDELPLEAETVEKGYSLGADRTGLPRIHGLPNSSMYTTSGSSGDSFGASPNNPKSRKSSHSGELQTPFYANADSNGSGRPHMPSLYPSLDQ from the exons ATGGCGGAAGAACCGgcatcgccgtcgccgtcgccctCTCTGTCGCCGGCGCCGCCGCTCGGCCACTCCGTGATCCCCATAGTCAACAAGCTCCAGGACATCTTCGCCCAGCTGGGGAGCCAGTCCACCATCGAGCTCCCCCAGGTCGCCGTCGTCGGCAGCCAGAGCAGCGGCAAATCCAGCGTCCTTGAGTCCCTCGTCGGCCGCGACTTCCTGCCCCGCGGCAACGAAATCTGCACCCGCCGCCCCCTCGTGCTCCAGCTCCTCCAGACCAAGCCCAAGCCCGACGGGGCCGAGGAGGAGTACGGCGAGTTCCTGCACTTGCCCGGGAAGCGGTTCTACGATTTCTCCGAGATTCGGAGAGAGATTCAG GCCGAGACAGAGAGGGAAGCGGGTGGGAATAAGGGAGTCTCGGACAAGCAGATTCGCCTTAAGATTTTTTCTCCAAACGTTCTAGATATTACGCTGGTCGATTTGCCGGGGTTGACCAAAGTTCCAGTGGGTGATCAGCCCTCTGACATAGAAGCACGCATTAGAACAATGATAATGTCTTACATCAAAGTTCAGAGCTGTTTGATACTGGCAGTCACACCGGCAAACTCGGATTTAGCAAATTCTGATGCTCTGCAGATGGCTGGCATGGCTGATCCTGATG GGCATCGGACGATTGGTGTCATCACTAAG TTGGACATTATGGACAGAGGTACAGACGCACGAAATCTGTTGCTCGGAAAAGTGATCCCCCTGCGGCTAGGTTATGTGGGTGTTGTGAATCGCAGCCAAGAG GACATCATGCTTAATCGGAGTATCAAGGATGCACTAGCAGCAGAAGAAAAATTCTTCCGAAGTCGTCCT GTATACAACGGCCTTGCCGATCGCTGTGGTGTTCCTCAGCTGGCAAAGAAGTTGAATCAG ATACTAGTACAACATATCAAGGCAGTGCTTCCAGGGCTAAAGTCTCGCATCAGCACTGCGTTGGTTTCTGTTGCAAAGGAGCATGCTAGCTATGGAGAAATAACTGAATCAAAG GCTGGTCAGGGAGCCTTGCTACTGAACATCCTGTCAAAATACTCTGATG CATTTTCTTCAATGGTCGAGGGAAAGAATGAAGAAATGTCTACATCTGAGCTGTCTGGTGGAGCACGCATACAttatatttttcaatcaatttttgtcAAAAGTTTAGAG GAAGTGGATCCATGTGAGGACTTAACTGATGACGATATTCGGACTGCAATTCAGAATGCAACGGGTCCTAAATCTGCATTATTTGTGCCAGAAGTAGGT GTTCCTTTTGAAGTTCTCATTCGAAGGCAAATAGCTCGATTGTTAGATCCAAGTATTCAATGTGCCAGGTTCATATATGATGAATTAATGAAG ATTAGCCATCGTTGTCTTGTGAATGAATTGCAACGCTTTCCGGTTTTGCGAAAGCGTATGGATGAAGTAATAGGGAACTTTTTGCGGGAAGGTCTTGAGCCATCCGAGACCATGATAGGTCACATTATTGAGATGGAG ATGGACTACATAAATACTTCACACCCAAATTTTGTTGGTGGGAGCAAAGCTGTCGAGTTAGCAATGCAGCAGATCAAGTCCTCCAGGGGTTCTTTACCTCTTTCCCGGCAGAAG GATGGTACAGAAACTGATAAGGCACCGACATCTGAGAGGAATGTGAAATCTAGAGCTATTCTTGCCAGACAAGTCAATGGAATTGTACCTGATCAG GGTAGCCGGCCTGTTGCGGATGCTGAGAAAGTGGCTCCTTCTG GAAACACAGGTGGTTCAAGTTGGGGTATCTCGTCAATATTTGGTGGCAGCGATAGCCGTACATCTGCTAAAGAGAGTTCGACAAGCAAGGCATATAATGAACCTGCACACAACATGGATCTGGCCATGTCTATGATTCATTTGAGAGAG AGTCATTCAATGCCTGCTTGTTTGATTCAGCCCCCAACTGTTTTGAGGCCATCGGAAAGCCATTCGGAGCAGGAGGCTATTGAAATTACAGTAACGAAACTGCTGCTTAGATCGTACTATGACATTGTAAGAAAGAATATTGAGGACTCTGTTCCGAAAGCAATCATGCATTTCCTG GTGAATCATACAAAACGAGAGCTGCAcaatgttttcatcaaaaagctTTATAG AGAGAACCTGTTTGAAGAGATGTTACAAGAACCTGACGAAATAGCATTGAAGAGAAAGCGCACTCGAGAAACCCTTAGAGTGCTTCAACAAGCTTTCCGG ACGCTGGATGAATTGCCATTGGAAGCTGAAACGGTCGAGAAAGGTTACAGTTTGGGTGCTGATCGAACTGGGTTACCAAGGATTCATGGGTTACCAAATTCATCGATGTACACAACAAGCGGCAGTTCTGGTGATTCTTTTGGGGCTTCCCCGAACAATCCAAAAAGTCGAAAGTCATCCCACTCTGGAGAGCTGCAGACACCCTTTTATGCTAATGCAGATTCTAATGGGAGCGGACGCCCTCACATGCCCAGTCTTTATCCTTCGCTTGATCAGTGA